The nucleotide window CCGCCATAGGTATCGGCAGCCAACTGCAAACCGCGCCGGATATAGAGAGCGCCGATCCCCTTCGGCCCGTACAGCTTATGACCGCAAACCGTGAGCAGATCAATATGCGATCGTATCGGCTCTATCGGAATATAGCCAAAAGCCTGCACGGCATCGACGTGAAAGGCGATGCCCCGTTCCGCAGCAACGGCACCGATTTCATCAACAGGTTGAATCATGCCGGTTTCATTGTTGGCATACATGACGGAAATCAGTCGAGTATCATCACGCACGGCCTGTTGCACAGCCTGCGGAGAAACTCTGCCGTCATGCTCGACAGGCAAGAAGGTGACCTCATAGCCGTGCGCCGCCAAATATTCAAAAGTGCGCAACACGGCATGATGTTCGACAGCAGTTGTAATCAGATGCCCGCCGCTGCGGCAATTGGCTCGTAAAAAACCGAGAATTGCTAAATTATCCGCTTCCGTACCGCCGCCGGTAAAAACGACATCGCCACTGTTTACACCGAGAGCCGCCGCCGTCAGGCGGCGGGCCGTCTGCACGGCAGCGCGCGCTTCCTGCCCCCACACATGCAGACTTGACGGATTACCGTATACTTTTGTCAAATATGGCATCATCGCCTGCAATACTCTGCCATCAAGCGGAGTTGCTGCGGCATAATCCAAATAAATCCGTTCCATACTTACTCCTTATAGTTAAAAGCCTATTGTTTATCATACCATATTCCTTGTCAATCAGCCAGACAAAGTGAACCGTCAACAAGAAAACGTCCATTTGTTCTTTATAAAAACGCATTTGTTCTTTAACAACACACGATTATTCAAGTTGAAAAAAAATAATATATTTTATATATTATCTGTTGTATATCTTGAAAAGTCCCTTTATAATTTTATCATCTCAATAAAAAAGGAGTAATCTGACGTGAAAAAAATCGATTTAAGTGTTAAAATACTGATCGGGCTAGTACTGGGAATTTCAATCGGTTACCTGTTTCCCGACTTCGGTATCAAGTTGAAGCCCTTGGGCGATGCATTCCTGCGCATGATTAAAATGATTGTTGTACCGCTGATTTTCAGTACCCTCGTCATGGGAATCGCCGGTACCGGCGATTTTAAAAAACTGGGACGCCTTGGCGGCAAAGCCATTATCTGGTTTGAATTTGCAACGACGATTGCCCTGGCCATCGGTCTTATCATCATGAATTTAGCGGAACCCGGTGTCGGCGTCACCGTTTCAACAGCTTCCGGCGGCGCTGCCGCTGCTGCGCAAAAAGCCAGCCAGCACAGCATTGACCTTGTCCAGTATGCCGTCAACATTGTACCGA belongs to Megasphaera vaginalis (ex Bordigoni et al. 2020) and includes:
- a CDS encoding cysteine desulfurase family protein codes for the protein MERIYLDYAAATPLDGRVLQAMMPYLTKVYGNPSSLHVWGQEARAAVQTARRLTAAALGVNSGDVVFTGGGTEADNLAILGFLRANCRSGGHLITTAVEHHAVLRTFEYLAAHGYEVTFLPVEHDGRVSPQAVQQAVRDDTRLISVMYANNETGMIQPVDEIGAVAAERGIAFHVDAVQAFGYIPIEPIRSHIDLLTVCGHKLYGPKGIGALYIRRGLQLAADTYGGPQEHRLRAGTENVPAIVGFGEACRLLAAERTERYTAALTLKRYIYDRLQRQPERIRINGTLCNSLPNIIDISIRGTDHAVTLIRLDRQGIAVSAGSACESGALTGSHVLRAMAVGDDWIDGSIRISWGKETTAAELKKTVAAIEMIAAEAGGKS